In the Catharus ustulatus isolate bCatUst1 chromosome 18, bCatUst1.pri.v2, whole genome shotgun sequence genome, one interval contains:
- the LOC117004575 gene encoding trichoplein keratin filament-binding protein, which yields MRSQELRDGPGECGRKFAEPLLHERWNKNAELQEVESELHRKPVREAWGDQLRQQNKEEVTKLEEKSHETAAGEALERTRQEEEKHQLEKQQTETLLQQIEELKLQETKATKLKKEQENLLKQQWELENLEEERKQMEEHRRKRELGRFLKHQCDVQLRRRAQQIQEELETDRQILSALLEKEDEDQRWQIARREWAVADVAWMMRVIEEQLQLEKEREAELETIFREEAKKIWEKREEEWEREKVARDRLMSEVLAGRQRQIREKMELNRRAQEQSIKYREQLIKELEEMKEGTRWEKEQQRPCRREQAQGMEHSWREEEEQQQGWGQQHLEELEQQEGEQG from the exons ATGCGGAGCCAGGAGCTGCGGGACGGCCCCGGGGAGTGCGGGAGGAAG TTTGCTGAACCGCTGCTGCACGAGCGCTGGAACAAAAACGCGGAGCTCCAAGAG GTGGAGTCAGAGCTGCACAGGAAACCTGTGAGAGAGGCTTGGGGTGATCAGCTAAGGCAACAAAACAAG gaagaggtGACCAAACTCGAAGAGAAGAGTCACGAAACGGCAGCAGGGGAAGCGCTGGAAAGAACGAGacaggaggaagagaagcatcagctggagaagcagcaaaCAGAGACATTGCTTCAGCAGATAGAAGAACTGAAATTGCAGGAGACAAAG GcaacaaagctgaaaaaagaacaagagaaTTTATtaaagcagcagtgggagctggagaatttggaagaagaaaggaaacaaatggaAGAGCACCGGAGGAAGAGAGAACTTGG tcGCTTTTTGAAGCATCAGTGTGACGTCCAGTTAAGGAGACGAGCACAGCAGATACAGGAGGAGCTg GAGACAGACAGGCAAATCCTATCAGCcctgctggagaaggaagaTGAGGATCAGCGCTGGCAGATCGCACGGCGGGAATGGGCGGTGGCAGACGTGGCCTGGATGATGAGGGTCATCgaggaacagctccagctggaaaaggagagggaagcagagcttGAGACCATCTTCAG ggaagaagcaaaaaaaatatgggagaagagggaggaagAATGGGAAAGAGAGAAGGTGGCCAGAGATCGCCTGATGAGTGAG GTGCTTGCAGGCAGACAGCGCCAGATCCGAGAGAAGATGGAGTTAAACAGACGGGCACAGGAACAGTCCATTAAGTATCGAGAGCAGCTGATCAAAGAACTCGAGGAGATGAAGGAAGGGACTCGTTGGGAGAAGGAACAGCAGAGAccctgcaggagggagcaggcacAG gggatggagcacagctggagagaggaggaggaacagcagcagggatggggccagcagcacctcgaggagctggagcagcaggagggtgagCAGGGCTAG
- the TRPV4 gene encoding transient receptor potential cation channel subfamily V member 4: MADTEDAPRDAGEGAGEDGSLQNESFPLSSLANLFESEDTPNPAEAARGPPGAGDGKQNLRMKFHGAFRKGAPKPMELLEATIYESPVVPAPKKAPMDSLFDYGTYRHHPSENKRWRRRIADKQPPAAKGPAPDPPPVLKVFNRPILFDIVSRGSPAGLDGLLSFLLTHKKRLTDEEFREPSTGKTCLPKALLNLSGGKNDTIPVLLDIAEKTGNMREFINSPFRDVYYRGQTALHIAIERRCKHYVELLVEKGADVHAQARGRFFQPKGEGGYFYFGELPLSLAACTNQPHIVHYLTENGHKQADLRRQDSRGNTVLHALVAIADNTRENTKFVTKMYDLLLVKCAKLFPDTNLETLLNNDGLSPLMMAAKTGKIGIFQHIIRREITDEDARHLSRKFKDWAYGPVYSSLYDLSSLDTCGEEVSVLEILVYNSKIENRHEMLAVEPINELLRDKWRKFGAVSFYISVVSYLSAMIIFTLVAYYRPMEGPPPYPYTSTADYLRLAGEIITLLTGILFFCTNIKDLFMKKCPGVNSFFIDGSFQLLYFIYSVLVIVTAGLYLAGIEAYLAVMVFALVLGWMNALYFTRGLKLTGTYSIMIQKILFKDLFRFLLVYLLFMIGYASALVSLLNPCPSSKSCSDKSNCTVPTYPSCRDSQTFSTFLLDLFKLTIGMGDLEMLESAKYPGVFIILLVTYIILTFVLLLNMLIALMGETVGQVSKESKHIWKLQWATTILDIERSFPVFLRKAFRSGEMVTVGKGTDGTPDRRWCFRVDEVNWSHWNQNLGIISEDPGKSDTYQYYGFSHTVGRLRRDRWSTVVPRVVELNKSCPPEEVVVPLEAMGTAEPRERRHGHAPSSPL; encoded by the exons ATGGCAGACACCGAGGACGCCCCGCGCGATGCCGGGGAGGGCGCGGGGGAGGACGGCTCCCTGCAGAACGAATCCTTCCCGCTCTCCTCTCTGGCCAACCTGTTCGAGAGCGAGGACACCCCGAACCCCGCCGAGGCAGCCCGGGGTCCCCCCGGCGCTGGGGATGGAAAGCAAAACCTCCGCATGAAATTCCACGGGGCCTTTCGGAAAGGCGCCCCGAagcccatggagctgctggaggccaCCATCTACGAGTCCCCCGTGGTCCCCGCGCCCAAGAAAGCCCCCATGGATTCTCTCTTCGACTACGGCACCTACCGCCACCACCCCAGCGAGAACAAGCGCTGGCGCAGGAGGATCGCGGA CAAGCAGCCTCCAGCCGCGAAGGGGCCGGCTCCCGACCCGCCGCCCGTCCTCAAGGTCTTCAACAGACCCATCCTCTTCGACATCGTCTCCCGGGGGTCCCCGGCCGGCCTGGATGGGCTCCTCTCCTTCCTACTCACCCACAAGAAGCGCCTCACAGACGAGGAGTTCCGAG AGCCCTCCACGGGAAAGACCTGCCTGCCCAAAGCCCTGCTCAACCTGAGCGGGGGCAAGAACGACACCATCCCCGTCCTGCTGGACATCGCCGAGAAGACGGGAAACATGCGGGAGTTCATCAACTCGCCCTTCAGGGACGTCTACTACCGAG GTCAGACAGCCCTGCACATCGCCATCGAGCGCCGCTGCAAGCACtacgtggagctgctggtggagaAGGGAGCAGACGTCCATGCCCAGGCCCGCGGCCGCTTCTTCCAGCCCAAGGGCGAGGGAGGCTACTTCTACTTCG GTGAGCTGCCCCTCTCGCTGGCCGCCTGCACCAACCAGCCGCACATCGTGCACTACCTGACGGAGAACGGGCACAAGCAGGCGGACCTGCGGCGCCAGGACTCCCGCGGCAACACCGTGCTGCACGCCCTGGTGGCCATCGCCGACAACACCCGCGAGAACACCAAGTTTGTCACCAAGATGTACGACCTGCTCCTCGTCAAGTGCGCCAAGCTCTTCCCCGACACCAACCTGGAGACCCTGCTCAACAACGACGGCCTCTCCCCGCTCATGATGGCAGCCAAGACCGGCAAGATCGGG aTCTTCCAGCACATCATCCGGCGGGAGATCACGGACGAGGACGCCCGGCACCTCTCCCGAAAGTTCAAGGACTGGGCGTACGGCCCCGTCTACTCCTCCCTCTACGACCTCTCCTCGCTGGACACCTGCGGGGAGGAGGTGTCCGTGCTGGAAATCCTCGTCTACAACAGCAAGATCGAG AACCGCCACGAGATGCTGGCCGTGGAGCCCATCAACGAGCTGCTGCGGGACAAGTGGCGCAAGTTTGGGGCTGTCTCCTTCTACATCAGCGTGGTCTCCTACCTCAGCGCCATGATCATCTTCACCCTGGTCGCCTACTACCGCCCCATGGAAGGCCCC CCGCCCTACCCCTacaccagcactgctgactACCTGCGCCTGGCCGGGGAGATCATCACCCTCCTCACTGGAATCCTCTTCTTCTGCACAAAC ATCAAAGACCTGTTCATGAAGAAGTGCCCGGGTGTGAACTCCTTCTTCATAGATGgctccttccagctgctctA CTTCATCTACTCAGTGCTGGTGATTGTCACGGCGGGGCTGTACCTGGCTGGCATCGAGGCTTACCTGGCTGTCATGGTCTTTGCGCTGGTCCTGGGCTGGATGAACGCCCTGTACTTCACTCGTGGGCTCAAGCTGACAGGGACCTACAGCATCATGATCCAGAAG ATCCTCTTCAAAGACTTGTTCCGTTTCCTCCTGGTCTACCTGCTCTTCATGATTGGCTACGCCTCAG ccctggtgtccctcCTAAACCCGTGTCCCAGCAGCAAGTCCTGCAGCGACAAGTCCAACTGCACCGTGCCCACCTACCCGTCGTGCCGGGACAGCCAGACCTTCAGCACCTTCCTGCTCGACCTCTTCAAGCTCACCATCGGCATGGGCGACCTGGAGATGCTCGAGAGCGCCAAGTACCCCGGCGTCTTCATCATCCTCCTGGTCACCTACATCATCCTCACCTTTGTGCTCCTCCTCAACATGCTCATCGCCCTCATGGGCGAGACCGTGGGCCAGGTCTCCAAGGAGAGCAAGCACATCTGGAAGCTGCAG TGGGCCACCACCATCCTGGACATCGAGCGCTCCTTCCCGGTGTTCCTGAGGAAAGCCTTCCGCTCGGGGGAGATGGTCACTGTGGGCAAGGGCACGGACGGGACCCCTGACCGCCGCTGGTGCTTCAG GGTGGACGAGGTGAACTGGTCCCACTGGAACCAGAATCTGGGCATCATCAGTGAGGACCCAGGCAAGAGCGACACATACCAGTACTACGGCTTCTCCCACACCGTGGGCCGGCTGCGGAGAG ATCGGTGGTCGACGGTGGTGCCACGCGTGGTGGAGCTGAACAAGAGCTGCCCGCCGGAGGAGGTGGTGGTGCCCCTGGAGGCCATGGGCACAGCGGAGCCGCGGGAGCGGCGGCACGGCCATGCCCCGAGCTCCCCGCTCTAG
- the FAM222A gene encoding protein FAM222A isoform X2 encodes MLACLQRTQNPPAQHLPCPNKALEPRKCETAPMHSPRYPSPAELDAYAQKVANSPLTIKIFPTNIRVPQHKHLNRTVNGYDTTGQRYSPYPLHAGGYQGLLAIVKASGKSVVKNSEGKRTKLSPAQVGVAPYPASSTLAQGPSCAGQLSYHGGQKQLEGPVPPNVTVAASVLPLAGRSLALPPSNLPSIQSIIYQINQQCQAQGAQPGCPAVVAAHPSPAKHGAFGPGYGGTVLPECRKGAELALGSNPATAAALGPKAGIYPEGMDYLVWQQKQQQQHLRMYSGGSGGGGALSKSPETCAGASRPYGLGGAADKVSSSPLNCMHGNFAVGQYFAPPWNSILVTPNSDCYNPPELGPRELGVPPAEGLPSKTLCNTSILSSSLQSLEYLINDIHPPCIKEQMLGKGYETVSVPRLLDHQHAHIRLPVYR; translated from the exons ATGCTGGCCTGCCTGCAGAGGACGCAGaaccccccagcccagcacctccccTGCCCCAACAAGGCGCTGGAGCCACGCAAGT GTGAGACGGCCCCCATGCATTCCCCGCGCTaccccagccccgccgagctggaCGCCTACGCACAGAAGGTGGCCAACAGCCCGCTGACCATCAAGATCTTCCCCACCAACATCAGGGTCCCCCAGCACAAGCACCTTAACCGGACGGTGAACGGCTACGACACCACGGGGCAGAGGTACAGCCCCTACCCCCTGCACGCCGGCGGCTaccaggggctgctggccatCGTCAAAGCCTCCGGCAAAAGCGTGGTGAAGAACTCGGAGGGGAAGCGGACTAAGCTCTCTCCTGCCCAGGTGGGCGTCGCTCCCTACCCCGCCTCAAGCACTTTAGCTCAAGGTCCCTCCTGCGCCGGGCAGCTGAGCTACCACGGCGGCCAGAAGCAGCTGGAGGGTCCCGTGCCCCCCAACGTGACGGTGGCGgcctcggtgctgccgctggCGGGCAGGAGCCTGGCCCTGCCGCCCTCCAACCTGCCCTCCATCCAGAGCATCATCTACCAGATCAATCAGCAGTGCCAGGCGCAGGGTGCCCAGCCCGGCTGCCCAGCCGTGGTGGCCGCACACCCCAGCCCGGCCAAGCACGGCGCCTTCGGCCCCGGCTACGGCGGCACCGTCCTGCCCGAGTGCCGCAAGGGCGCCGAGCTGGCGCTGGGCTCCAACCCGGCCACCGCTGCAGCGCTGGGACCCAAGGCTGGCATTTACCCCGAGGGCATGGACTACCTGGTgtggcagcagaagcagcagcagcagcacctgcgAATGTACAGCGGGGGCAGCGGCGGAGGGGGGGCCCTCAGCAAATCCCCCGAGACGTGCGCGGGTGCCTCGCGGCCCTACGGGCTGGGCGGCGCGGCCGACAAGGTCAGCTCGTCCCCCTTGAACTGCATGCACGGCAACTTCGCCGTGGGGCAGTACTTCGCTCCCCCCTGGAACAGCATCCTGGTGACCCCCAACAGCGACTGTTACAACCCACCAGAGCTGGGGCCCCGCGAGCTGGGGGTGCCCCCGGCCGAGGGGCTGCCCAGCAAGACCCTCTGCAATACCTCcatcctcagcagcagcctccagTCCCTGGAGTATCTCATCAACGACATCCACCCGCCCTGCATCAAGGAGCAGATGTTGGGCAAGGGCTACGAGACCGTGTCTGTGCCAAGGCTCTTGGACCACCAGCACGCCCACATCCGCCTGCCCGTCTACAGATAA
- the LOC117004574 gene encoding glycolipid transfer protein, with the protein MALLLEHEFKPLPADKQIETLPFLEAVAHLPPFFDCLGTPIVYSPVKADLTGNIKKIRAVYDSNPAKFKTLQNILEVEKELHGSAWPKTGATLALMWLKRGLKFILVLLQSISDGERDEEHPNLIRVNALKAYEIALKKYHGWMLQKLFTGSVYALPYKSDLLKALEKGKEVKEEESIEKIHQFVTRVTPILDAIYEMYTKMNAELSYKA; encoded by the exons ATGGCGCTGCTGCTGGAACACGAGTTCAAGCCGCTGCCGGCTGATAAGCAGATCGAGACTTTGCCCTTCCTGGAGGCCGTGGCGCACCTGCCGCCGTTCTTCG ATTGCCTGGGGACTCCCATTGTCTACTCGCCGGTCAAAGCAGACCTGACTGGAAATATCAAG AAAATCCGGGCAGTTTATGACTCCAACCCTGCCAAGTTCAAAACGCTGCAGAACATCCTGGaggtggagaaggagctgcaTGGCTCGGCATGGCCCAAGACGGGCGCGACGCTGGCGCTGATGTGGTTGAAAAG GGGTCTGAAATTCATTCTGGTGTTGCTGCAGAGCATCTCTGACGGCGAGAGGGATGAGGAGCATCCCAACCTCATCCGAGTGAACGCCTTGAAGGCTTACGAGATTGCACTGAAGAAATACCACGGCTGGATGCTGCAGAAGCTCTTCACG GGTTCAGTCTACGCTCTTCCCTACAAATCCGATTTGCTGAAGGCCTTGGAGAAGGGTAAAGAAGTCAAGGAAGAGGAAAGCATAGAAAAAATCCACCAGTTTGTCACAAGGGTCACTCCAATCCTGGATGCAATTTATGAGATGTACACGAAGATGAATGCTGAGCTGAGCTACAAAGCCTGA
- the FAM222A gene encoding protein FAM222A isoform X1, whose product MLTPPFPSLGRGHSVPGGTGWHASRAVWHRRVPGGKGGKLCRKRESPAETFIFILYTSLFISGFQSSLFISGGAKALSAGELLPGGGGRGWWQGVAGPWLTVCLLSRRVWGGSARREAQTMLACLQRTQNPPAQHLPCPNKALEPRKCETAPMHSPRYPSPAELDAYAQKVANSPLTIKIFPTNIRVPQHKHLNRTVNGYDTTGQRYSPYPLHAGGYQGLLAIVKASGKSVVKNSEGKRTKLSPAQVGVAPYPASSTLAQGPSCAGQLSYHGGQKQLEGPVPPNVTVAASVLPLAGRSLALPPSNLPSIQSIIYQINQQCQAQGAQPGCPAVVAAHPSPAKHGAFGPGYGGTVLPECRKGAELALGSNPATAAALGPKAGIYPEGMDYLVWQQKQQQQHLRMYSGGSGGGGALSKSPETCAGASRPYGLGGAADKVSSSPLNCMHGNFAVGQYFAPPWNSILVTPNSDCYNPPELGPRELGVPPAEGLPSKTLCNTSILSSSLQSLEYLINDIHPPCIKEQMLGKGYETVSVPRLLDHQHAHIRLPVYR is encoded by the exons ATGTTAACACCGCCTTTCCCCAGCCTTGGCCGGGGTCACTCCGTGCCAGGAGGCACCGGCTGGCACGCCAGCAGAGCGGTCTGGCACCGCCGCGTTCCCGGTGGGAAGGGCGGAAAGCTCTGCAGGAAGCGCGAATCACCCGCTGAGAccttcatatttattttatacacaTCCCTATTCATTTCAGGCTTTCAGAGTTCGTTGTTTATCTCCGGAGGAGCGAAGGCACTGAGTGCTGGGGAGCTCCTGCCgggtggtggtggcagggggtggtggcagggggtggcaggtCCCTGGCTCACCGTGTGTCTCCTCTCTCGCAGGGTGTGGGGCGGCAGCGCCCGCAGAGAAGCCCAGACCATGCTGGCCTGCCTGCAGAGGACGCAGaaccccccagcccagcacctccccTGCCCCAACAAGGCGCTGGAGCCACGCAAGT GTGAGACGGCCCCCATGCATTCCCCGCGCTaccccagccccgccgagctggaCGCCTACGCACAGAAGGTGGCCAACAGCCCGCTGACCATCAAGATCTTCCCCACCAACATCAGGGTCCCCCAGCACAAGCACCTTAACCGGACGGTGAACGGCTACGACACCACGGGGCAGAGGTACAGCCCCTACCCCCTGCACGCCGGCGGCTaccaggggctgctggccatCGTCAAAGCCTCCGGCAAAAGCGTGGTGAAGAACTCGGAGGGGAAGCGGACTAAGCTCTCTCCTGCCCAGGTGGGCGTCGCTCCCTACCCCGCCTCAAGCACTTTAGCTCAAGGTCCCTCCTGCGCCGGGCAGCTGAGCTACCACGGCGGCCAGAAGCAGCTGGAGGGTCCCGTGCCCCCCAACGTGACGGTGGCGgcctcggtgctgccgctggCGGGCAGGAGCCTGGCCCTGCCGCCCTCCAACCTGCCCTCCATCCAGAGCATCATCTACCAGATCAATCAGCAGTGCCAGGCGCAGGGTGCCCAGCCCGGCTGCCCAGCCGTGGTGGCCGCACACCCCAGCCCGGCCAAGCACGGCGCCTTCGGCCCCGGCTACGGCGGCACCGTCCTGCCCGAGTGCCGCAAGGGCGCCGAGCTGGCGCTGGGCTCCAACCCGGCCACCGCTGCAGCGCTGGGACCCAAGGCTGGCATTTACCCCGAGGGCATGGACTACCTGGTgtggcagcagaagcagcagcagcagcacctgcgAATGTACAGCGGGGGCAGCGGCGGAGGGGGGGCCCTCAGCAAATCCCCCGAGACGTGCGCGGGTGCCTCGCGGCCCTACGGGCTGGGCGGCGCGGCCGACAAGGTCAGCTCGTCCCCCTTGAACTGCATGCACGGCAACTTCGCCGTGGGGCAGTACTTCGCTCCCCCCTGGAACAGCATCCTGGTGACCCCCAACAGCGACTGTTACAACCCACCAGAGCTGGGGCCCCGCGAGCTGGGGGTGCCCCCGGCCGAGGGGCTGCCCAGCAAGACCCTCTGCAATACCTCcatcctcagcagcagcctccagTCCCTGGAGTATCTCATCAACGACATCCACCCGCCCTGCATCAAGGAGCAGATGTTGGGCAAGGGCTACGAGACCGTGTCTGTGCCAAGGCTCTTGGACCACCAGCACGCCCACATCCGCCTGCCCGTCTACAGATAA